The following nucleotide sequence is from Manis pentadactyla isolate mManPen7 chromosome 13, mManPen7.hap1, whole genome shotgun sequence.
ATAGTGGTGGAGAGCACGGATTCTGGAATCACACCACTTCCTAACTGTGGTTAGGGCAATTTAACATACCTGCACCTTAGTCCCCTTATTTGCAAACTGAAAGTGACAGTAATATCTACATTATAAGGATTTCTATGAGTTAAGACccataaaaacacttaaaaactcACTGGCACATAGAAAGCACTCTAAAATGCTATTACTATGGTTTATTGCCTTTAGTAACATTAATAACCATATTGTTGACTATTTACTTTCAACTTCAggacatatatccacacaaaattcTACCTTGACTAGCTGATCACACATCCCTACTTTAAGATTTCAGATCTGATATTCTGTCTAATTATAAAATTCTTTCTACTCATTTTTTCACTCTTGAAAATTCCCAGAACCTTCTCTGTTCCCTGGCCTTAACTCAATATTCTCCCCCAATTTATCCAAGCACTAGTAATCTAACTTTCCAATCTTTAACAATTTCCTAATATGAATCTTCAAGTCTTAGTCAGTCTAATCGTAATATCTTCACTCTTCTTTGAACATAAATGTTTAAAAGCTCTCTTCAATGCCCAGAGATAAAAAATCTTACTTGTTctttaataaccaaataaagttttatcttccatgaggtcttctcccATCATTCTAGAACATACACATTCCATCTTACAACCAACCACCTTCCCCCTGCCCAAGCACAACTCACAAACCACACAAATTTGTGTACGTTACAGAACTGCTTATTTGGGCATTTACTAAGAATCTCTATTTTGCATGCATACAGGTCTTATGTGCATATATGCCACTTCCTTAATTCTGTTATTAGCTCCTTGATGGTAAAAGCCACACTAATTGAAGTTGACAATATGTTAGgcattcttttaaatgttttgcatgtactaactcatttaatctttacaacaatccTGAATAGCtatcattatcctcattttatatctAAGGCAGAGAGAGGTGAATGCAGGGAAAGAAAATCTTTGGCACAGATTTAAATATAAGAAGTATATAataattgctgaatgaatgaatttactCAAAGAGTTTTGTAATCTTGTTCTAAGTTTCATGAATGACCTACCAACACCTATCTTGAAATCCTCTTTGTAAATATGGTCAAATGAAGCTGCTTCATTTCTATTACTCAAGACTAAAGCAGGACACAACATTAGAGGTCCAACAAACGCTAAGAGTAAATTTGGGAAGACACCTTTTGTGGTTTGGGATGCTATTCTGATAATGATGTGAAAGCATTATTTTAGTTAGGGCACTCTTAGTCCTATATGCACTTATTGAAGTAATTTCCAAGAATTTAGGAGcatttatcatatatataattgTGCATACTATCTATGATTTATAAGCATTGCAAGGAAAGAATATCTAACCTATGTTGACCAACAATCACCTACTAACTAGTTGTATCCTCTTTGGAAATTCAGATTTATATCTTTGGAACTGCTTATCTGTAAGAAGAAGGAACTTGGCTAAAATAAACTGGCTTTGAGAGGATTTTAAGGCAGTCATTCATTTGTAAAATTATACTACTCTAAGGAGACTGTAAGATGAAGGAAACCATATTGATGCAGGAAGGAGTGTTCAAGAAACCAGAAATCAGGTGGGAACAGTAACTCCAGTTATGCACTGGACAATCAACACAAAGAACTATGATGAAATATGTCATTGGGAAGGTTAAGGCCACTCTCAGCTGTCCCATTCTCTCATGTAGCCTCTTTTCAGTGTCTCAACCttaatttaaaatgcaattaAAGTCCTCTTAAGCTGAATACATCTGTTCAGCATTAAATACTAATTTAACTAAATTAGTTAAATGTTAAAAATCCTTTGTGAAAAAGTCATATTCtagaaatatataaagcaaatatttcttATGAAGAATTAATTTCAGTAGGAGCACAAATACTACTAATAAATAGTTGGGAATCATTTTTACCAAAAAGTCAATAATAGTGCTAAGAATCACCTGTTAGCCATCTACAGGGATAGTGAACTTTGTTAAATATCTTTTAGGTTAATATTCTTTTGGTGTAAATGTGCATTAAATGTTAATTGTTAAAGAACTCCTTGGAAAGCACTCTTAAGGTAAAAATTCCCCACTCCCTCCTTTCCTACTTACAAGTTGATgctcttgaaaagaaaaaaaaaggcaactcacaaacaggaagaaaaaaactatACATTGAGACCTTTGGTTCCTTGTATATGTGTGATCTCAGTGCACCAGAGGGAACACTAAACTCATTTGAGCTCCTTATACAATACACTTTGTTCGAATCCCAATGTGAAGTGATCCTTAAGTGTACTTTTATCTTCAAATATAAATGTGTTTGTCTGCTTAGAGTTTAGTGTAgacagagaaatttaaaatatcttctgGGAAAATTCAAGTCTGAAATACTATGCAGGGCAATCCAAAATCATtagataaatatgtattttagattattttaacGGGTGAAAGTCTTACTtaaagcaaaatatttatttagaaattacATTACTGTGATGTCCAAATATTTCATTtgctttaaatgaaaaatttattcTATCcccatacacttaaaaaaatactaaaaagggaattttaaaactttgtttagAATTACCATTACATaagtatttcataaatatatatatataggaaaaagataaaatcatgCAAAAAGTTTATAGCTGCATCATgtaaatgtgtatatacatatacacacgtGTATATATAAGTTTGGTGACTTTCACCTTCTTTAgactgaaattttaaatttaatgtatatcatatataaagaaatataaaaatacaattagaaCAAAGTTGTTTCTTTAAAGCTACAAAGTTATGAACGAACAATAGTAGCATTGTTCTCAAAATTAGTATGACTTGTGCCTAATATTAAAAGTTAGTCATAAGTGTGCAATTATAACAGGCAACCACACTCGTTTGagtattataaataaaaacatgttaaAGCATCATCACATATTTTAAGTTATATGGAAATATCACTATTTCTTAGAAGAAGCAAGGGatacttaaaatatatgaaagacaGTCTCCATTTACAATTAAACCAACAATAAAGGATCAGGGGAAAGGAGCCTACCTTCCATTGCCCTTTTAAAGAAGACTTTACAGCTCCCACAGGTAAGGACACCATAATGACAGCCTGATGCTTCATCCCCACAGATTAAACAAATCTTCTGAGGTAATGACTCGAAGCTGTACTGTGGGCTCTGGCTGGCTTCTGAATCCGGCCTTGAAATGCAAAACAAAGGACTCCATTTATTTTTAGGTGCACCACTATCTAATACTAGTTTTCTTAACTCAGAATGAACAAAGGTAAAGGGgattttaaaaatagcactgtatatacacacacacttgaaAGACATGCAAACTAAAACTTAGTGTACTCTACCAGTTACTGGGTTCACCAGGCTTGCAAATCATTAGCCATTCATCAGTAGTACCAACacgaaagaaaaataatatataatttaatggACGGAAAACTAAGGTccattggtttaaaaaaaatctttctatgAAACTCTTTATATAGAACCCAGTTAGTCTTTGACAAATGAAATGTTTTGCCCTTCCTACATGTAGGctggaaaacaataaaaacatggTTTTAAGAGTTCAATAGTACTTTGCAATGcttttgttttgagtttttaaaactcaacTTTGTAATGGCTGTTCACTTTAACGAGTATTTGTCATTTTGAAGTGTTGTCCAATATACTGCCAGTTTTCCCTAGTCACAGTACATAAGAGTCcaagcattcttttttttctttttggttccaTTATTTTAGTATGCaagttaaaatgttttcaaaaaccCGTTTAAAGAAGTTGTAGCGAATCCGAAGCAGAATTAGAAGAGATGGTTCTGCTTTCGGCTCCGGTGGCTACCCCATCAAGTGCCTCCCTCCCCGGGGAGACGGTGCCCCAGTGTCTCCTCTTCAAGACAGGCATCCCCAGTAGATGCCCCTCTAAGAAGAGAAGCGTGTTATACGCCCCCAACTCGCCGCTCCCTTTCCTCTCCACCCGGCTATGGCGGACCCAGTGTGACGCTGATTTTAAATCGACTGGTCTTGGCTCGGAATCTCGTAGATGTGAAaagtttaagaaaaatgttttcaggGAGGCACGCTCCGAAAACAGTCTACTCCGCGTGCCCTTTGTGCCGCCCAAAAAAGtgaggagaggtgggaaggaaaaggaagcGCGGCcggcgcgcgcccgccccgccccgccccgcgcccgccGGCCCGCGGCCCCTCACCTCAGGTAGCCCAGGTAGGGCGGGTAGACCTGCGGCAGGCCCTCCTTGAGCACCGCGGCCGGGTAGCCGAGCTGCGGGAGGCCGTTGAGGCCGAGGGGCGGGTAGAGCGCGGGGGCCGCCCCGGCGGCCGAGGCCGAGGTGGAGGGCAGGCCGTCCCGCGGCAGCAGGCAGGCGCCTGCGCCCGGAGCGCGGCTGGGCGGCGGCGCGAACGGGCCCTGCGGGGGCGGCGCGCCCTCTGCTTTGTACAGGATGCACTCCAGGGCCGACCCCGACGAGGATGCGGACGAGACCGAGGCGCCGGTGGGGACGGCGGCGGCCGCCGCTGCTTCGGGTCTGGACGACGGCGCTcgcgggggcggcggcggcgggaagTCCGGGAAGACGGCGGGGCCGGCCCCTGCCACCAGGTACGGCCGCGAGGAGCGCGCGGCGGCCCTGgcgccttcctcctcctccttgatCTTCAGGGCGGACGGCTGGAAGTCGCCGTAGAGCGGGAACGCGTCGTCCCTGGGCTCGGCGTCGGGCGGGTACGCGCAGTCGGCGAAGTCGCCCGCGGCGAGCGGGGCGGACGAGGCGGGGGGCGAGCCTCGCGGCGGGGCGAAGGCGCCGACCGCCGCGGCCCCGGAGTCGTAGCTCTCCGCCTCCAAGAGCTGCCGGGTGCGGGCGGCCAGGAAGGCCGAGTTGAACGGCAGGATGGGCACGTGGATGAAGTCCATCACCGCGGTGGCCAGCTGGGAGCACCCGGGCGCCGCGGGGGCGTCCTGCTCCGCCGGGGAGACTCGGGGCCCGGAGAAACGGGCATCTTCCCGGACGACCAGAGCGACGCCGCCTGCGCCTGCCCCCGGGGCGGCTGTCGCGGCTCCGCCCCCTGCTGCCGTGCCTCCCGGAGGCCGAGGTCTGCCCTTCTGAAGCGGCCCCACCGAGCCCTCAGACTCggagtcctcctcctcctccacctccaccaccacagcGGGCTGCGGAGACGGCTTCCCTGCCGCCCCGGGCCAGGAATGGCTACCGGGGGGCGGGGGCAGCAGCTGCCGGGACGGCGACAGGCCCCTGGGCAGCACTTTCTGGGAGGCCGCGGTCCCAGAGCTGTCGCCAGCTTTGCCCTCTGGCCGGCTCATGAGCGGGGACAACACCCCCTGGATGGAGGGGGCAGTCCGGGGGTCTTTGGGAGGCTCGGGGCCAAACAGGCACCAAAGGCTGGTGGCCTCGCGGACGGAAGGGCTGGCGCGGCTCT
It contains:
- the PGR gene encoding progesterone receptor isoform X2, producing the protein MTELNAEDPRAPHVAEGAPSPTQVGSPLLGRRDADPFQVSQASDASAIPISLDGLLFPRPCQGQDPDGNSRDQLPLSDVQGAYPRVKASGGAGGGESGAPARESGLLDSVLDTLLAPSGPRQSRASPSVREATSLWCLFGPEPPKDPRTAPSIQGVLSPLMSRPEGKAGDSSGTAASQKVLPRGLSPSRQLLPPPPGSHSWPGAAGKPSPQPAVVVEVEEEEDSESEGSVGPLQKGRPRPPGGTAAGGGAATAAPGAGAGGVALVVREDARFSGPRVSPAEQDAPAAPGCSQLATAVMDFIHVPILPFNSAFLAARTRQLLEAESYDSGAAAVGAFAPPRGSPPASSAPLAAGDFADCAYPPDAEPRDDAFPLYGDFQPSALKIKEEEEGARAAARSSRPYLVAGAGPAVFPDFPPPPPPRAPSSRPEAAAAAAVPTGASVSSASSSGSALECILYKAEGAPPPQGPFAPPPSRAPGAGACLLPRDGLPSTSASAAGAAPALYPPLGLNGLPQLGYPAAVLKEGLPQVYPPYLGYLRPDSEASQSPQYSFESLPQKICLICGDEASGCHYGVLTCGSCKVFFKRAMEGQHNYLCAGRNDCIVDKIRRKNCPACRLRKCCQAGMVLGGYYIECSCEHSCTCLLMLTCKSFYRSKV
- the PGR gene encoding progesterone receptor isoform X1, with amino-acid sequence MTELNAEDPRAPHVAEGAPSPTQVGSPLLGRRDADPFQVSQASDASAIPISLDGLLFPRPCQGQDPDGNSRDQLPLSDVQGAYPRVKASGGAGGGESGAPARESGLLDSVLDTLLAPSGPRQSRASPSVREATSLWCLFGPEPPKDPRTAPSIQGVLSPLMSRPEGKAGDSSGTAASQKVLPRGLSPSRQLLPPPPGSHSWPGAAGKPSPQPAVVVEVEEEEDSESEGSVGPLQKGRPRPPGGTAAGGGAATAAPGAGAGGVALVVREDARFSGPRVSPAEQDAPAAPGCSQLATAVMDFIHVPILPFNSAFLAARTRQLLEAESYDSGAAAVGAFAPPRGSPPASSAPLAAGDFADCAYPPDAEPRDDAFPLYGDFQPSALKIKEEEEGARAAARSSRPYLVAGAGPAVFPDFPPPPPPRAPSSRPEAAAAAAVPTGASVSSASSSGSALECILYKAEGAPPPQGPFAPPPSRAPGAGACLLPRDGLPSTSASAAGAAPALYPPLGLNGLPQLGYPAAVLKEGLPQVYPPYLGYLRPDSEASQSPQYSFESLPQKICLICGDEASGCHYGVLTCGSCKVFFKRAMEGQHNYLCAGRNDCIVDKIRRKNCPACRLRKCCQAGMVLGGRKFKKFNKVRVMRPLEAIALPQSVGIPTESQALSQRITFPPGQDVHLIPPLINLLISIEPDMIYAGHDNTQPDSSSSLLTSLNQLGERQLLSVVKWSKSLPGFRNLHIDDQITLIQYSWMSLMVFGLGWRSYKHVSGQMLYFAPDLILNEQRMKESSFYSLCLTMWQIPQEFVKLQVSQEEFLCMKVLLLLNTIPLEGLRSQNQFEEMRSSYIRELIKAIGLRQKGVVSSSQRFYQLTKLLDNLHDLVKQLHLYCLNTFIQSRALSVEFPEMMSEVIAAQLPKILAGMVKPLLFHKK